In Legionella spiritensis, the following proteins share a genomic window:
- the rpsI gene encoding 30S ribosomal protein S9, producing the protein MAELQQYYGTGRRKSSTARVFLRHGKGEIKINNRPLEEYFGRETSCMVVRQPLEAVDRLGNFDIYATVVGGGISGQAGAIRLGIARALVYFDEHDLPEDAELNSDSFRRKLRELGLLTRDDRKVERKKVGLHKARRATQYSKR; encoded by the coding sequence ATGGCTGAATTGCAGCAATACTATGGCACCGGCCGCAGGAAAAGTTCAACGGCTCGCGTTTTTTTACGCCATGGCAAAGGTGAAATTAAAATCAATAACCGTCCGCTGGAAGAGTATTTTGGCCGGGAAACGTCCTGTATGGTTGTTCGACAACCACTGGAAGCTGTTGACAGGTTAGGTAATTTCGATATCTATGCCACGGTTGTCGGCGGCGGTATATCCGGTCAGGCCGGTGCCATTCGTCTTGGCATCGCCCGTGCTCTGGTTTACTTTGATGAGCATGATTTACCGGAAGACGCTGAGTTGAACTCCGATTCATTCCGTAGAAAATTACGTGAACTTGGTTTATTAACCCGGGATGATCGTAAAGTTGAACGTAAAAAAGTGGGATTGCACAAAGCCCGTCGTGCTACCCAGTACTCCAAACGCTAA
- the rplM gene encoding 50S ribosomal protein L13 encodes MKTFSAKAHEVKRDWFVIDASGKVLGRLATEIARRLRGKHKAEYTPHVDTGDYIVVTNAEKVTVTGRKFKEKMYHHHSGFPGGIKSVSFDKMQEKNPARIIELAVKGMLPKNPLGREMYRKLKVYAGSDHPHTAQQPRQLEIEE; translated from the coding sequence ATGAAGACATTTAGCGCCAAAGCTCACGAAGTTAAACGTGACTGGTTTGTGATCGATGCCAGCGGTAAAGTGCTGGGTCGCCTCGCTACCGAAATTGCTCGCCGTTTACGCGGCAAACACAAGGCTGAGTATACCCCGCATGTGGATACCGGCGATTATATTGTTGTGACCAACGCGGAGAAGGTTACAGTTACAGGCAGGAAATTCAAGGAGAAGATGTATCATCATCACTCCGGGTTTCCTGGCGGAATCAAATCCGTTTCTTTCGATAAGATGCAGGAAAAAAATCCGGCGCGAATTATCGAACTCGCCGTGAAAGGCATGCTTCCCAAAAATCCTTTGGGCAGAGAAATGTATAGAAAATTAAAGGTTTATGCTGGTAGTGACCATCCGCATACTGCACAGCAACCCCGGCAACTTGAGATTGAGGAATAG
- a CDS encoding (2Fe-2S) ferredoxin domain-containing protein: MNYYNRHVFLCTNQKIAGKQCCANSGGEPYFDYMKGKLLELEIHGPGKTRISKSGCLGRCSLGPCLVIYPEGTWYSYSSCEDIDEIIETHLINNTTVTRLLIDSQGC; encoded by the coding sequence TTGAATTATTACAACAGGCATGTGTTTCTTTGCACCAATCAAAAGATAGCCGGCAAGCAATGTTGCGCGAATAGTGGTGGAGAACCTTATTTCGATTACATGAAGGGTAAATTACTCGAGCTGGAAATACATGGACCCGGAAAAACAAGAATCAGCAAATCCGGTTGTCTTGGACGATGCAGCCTTGGGCCGTGCCTCGTGATTTATCCGGAAGGAACGTGGTACAGCTACAGTTCCTGTGAAGATATTGACGAAATTATTGAAACACATCTTATCAATAATACAACGGTTACCCGTTTATTAATAGATAGTCAGGGTTGTTGA
- a CDS encoding integration host factor subunit alpha, translated as MNALSKAMIAETLCNELGIQKPDAKVMVEEFFETIRHALEHGEQVKLSGFGNFTLRDKPQRPGRNPKTGEEIPVVARRVVTFKPGLKLKTKIEKRGK; from the coding sequence GTGAACGCATTGAGTAAAGCAATGATAGCGGAAACTTTATGTAATGAGCTGGGCATACAGAAACCGGACGCGAAAGTTATGGTGGAGGAATTTTTTGAAACCATAAGGCATGCGCTTGAACATGGCGAACAGGTGAAACTTTCCGGTTTTGGTAATTTTACATTACGCGACAAGCCGCAGCGGCCCGGTAGAAATCCCAAAACCGGTGAAGAGATCCCCGTTGTCGCACGTCGGGTCGTTACTTTTAAGCCAGGGCTTAAATTAAAAACCAAAATTGAAAAACGGGGTAAGTAA
- the pheT gene encoding phenylalanine--tRNA ligase subunit beta: MKVSELWLREWVNPSLDEQQLASLLTMAGLEVDAVNPVAAPFNQVIVAQVINTTPHPQADKLTLCDVDTGSGHLVKVVCGASNVRPGLKVALAQTGANLPGGILIKETTLRGELSQGMLCSASELGLAESSEGIMELDEDAPAGINLRDYLVLDDHILDIDLTPNRADCLSVLGVAREVAALTRVSLNRPDIDVCQPEIDEQLTVKLQNKQACPQYCGRIIKGIDSRASTPLWMRERLRRSGIRAIHPVVDVTNYVMLELGQPMHAFDLHRLQGDITVRFGKKDESFELLDGQTALLQEDVLVIADSDQILAIAGVMGGASSAVDESTTDVFLESAFFTPQAITGVARRYGLHTDSSQRFERGVDPGMQMMAMERATALLLSITGGKAGPLSIASAPEYLPSVTPIAFDPTKVRHLTGLDVREQEMTIMLEGLGMTVDKSVTPWRVHVPSHRFDISLDVDLIEEIVRMYGYDRIPGTKMVTTVQAGSIDPVELLSRRVSQFFTSRGYHETISYSFVDPELQQALYPNQDRMTLLNPISSELSQMRAGMWPGLIASMVYNTHRQQAAIKFIEQGVIFESGSDGLQEHPSFGGLLCGQHAMLSWLEESRPFDFYDLKGDLQALFTSLHLPYVQFVSAEHPALHPGKSARLTIANRDIGWCGVLHPRLGEALDLTDEVILFELKLRELLNPPTVRYHAISRFPQIRRDLSLLVDEQIAAADIKKVIVETANSSLLKSFDVFDVYTGESIPAGKKSLAVSLTLQDEDRTLTDTEINKLISAIIKKLDEVLAITLRD; this comes from the coding sequence ATGAAAGTTAGTGAATTATGGTTGCGTGAATGGGTTAATCCTTCTCTTGATGAACAACAATTGGCAAGCCTGCTGACCATGGCTGGCCTGGAAGTGGATGCCGTTAATCCGGTTGCCGCTCCTTTTAACCAGGTTATTGTGGCTCAAGTCATCAATACCACACCTCATCCGCAAGCGGATAAATTAACTTTATGCGATGTTGATACAGGATCTGGCCATCTCGTGAAAGTGGTTTGCGGCGCATCCAATGTGCGACCAGGATTAAAAGTGGCGCTGGCGCAGACGGGTGCGAATCTCCCCGGCGGTATCCTTATCAAGGAAACCACCTTGCGCGGCGAACTTTCCCAAGGCATGTTATGTTCCGCATCGGAACTGGGCCTTGCGGAAAGTTCCGAAGGGATCATGGAACTGGATGAAGACGCACCGGCAGGAATCAATCTGAGAGACTATTTAGTCCTTGATGATCACATACTGGATATTGATCTGACTCCCAATCGGGCGGATTGTCTCAGCGTTCTGGGTGTTGCTCGTGAAGTTGCCGCGTTAACCAGGGTTTCCTTAAATCGGCCGGATATCGATGTGTGTCAGCCGGAAATCGATGAGCAGCTCACTGTCAAGCTGCAAAATAAGCAAGCCTGCCCGCAATACTGCGGACGAATTATCAAAGGTATTGATTCCCGGGCGTCAACACCACTGTGGATGAGAGAGCGTCTGCGCCGGTCGGGGATACGAGCCATACATCCGGTGGTTGATGTGACCAATTATGTCATGCTGGAGTTAGGCCAGCCCATGCATGCGTTTGATTTGCACCGGTTGCAAGGCGATATTACTGTCCGGTTTGGTAAAAAAGACGAATCGTTTGAATTATTGGATGGTCAGACCGCTCTATTGCAGGAGGATGTTCTGGTGATAGCCGATAGCGATCAGATCCTTGCTATTGCCGGTGTGATGGGTGGAGCGAGCAGCGCTGTTGATGAATCGACCACGGATGTTTTCCTGGAAAGCGCGTTTTTTACTCCACAAGCGATTACCGGCGTAGCACGCCGCTATGGATTGCATACGGATTCCTCGCAGCGATTTGAGCGCGGCGTGGATCCGGGGATGCAAATGATGGCAATGGAGAGGGCTACTGCCTTGCTGCTGTCTATTACCGGCGGAAAGGCGGGACCATTGTCTATTGCCAGTGCGCCGGAATATCTGCCGTCGGTGACACCAATAGCCTTTGATCCGACCAAAGTCCGTCATCTTACCGGGTTGGACGTCCGTGAACAGGAAATGACAATAATGCTCGAGGGATTGGGAATGACGGTGGACAAGTCGGTGACGCCATGGCGGGTTCATGTGCCGTCTCATCGTTTTGATATCAGTCTTGATGTGGACTTGATTGAAGAAATAGTTCGTATGTACGGCTATGATCGTATTCCTGGCACGAAAATGGTAACTACCGTTCAAGCCGGCAGTATTGACCCCGTTGAGTTGCTATCCCGGCGTGTGTCGCAGTTTTTCACGTCGCGCGGTTATCACGAAACCATCAGTTACAGTTTTGTTGATCCGGAGTTACAACAGGCGCTTTACCCAAATCAGGATAGGATGACGTTGTTAAACCCCATTTCCTCGGAGTTGTCGCAAATGAGGGCCGGCATGTGGCCGGGATTGATTGCCTCTATGGTGTACAACACACATCGGCAGCAGGCGGCAATTAAATTCATTGAACAGGGTGTGATCTTTGAGTCGGGCAGCGATGGTTTGCAGGAACACCCCTCTTTTGGCGGATTATTGTGTGGCCAGCATGCCATGCTGAGTTGGCTCGAAGAGAGTCGCCCATTTGATTTTTATGACTTGAAAGGTGATTTGCAGGCTTTGTTTACATCACTTCATCTCCCTTACGTACAATTTGTCAGCGCCGAGCATCCGGCCTTGCATCCTGGTAAATCCGCCCGCCTGACAATAGCTAATCGGGATATCGGATGGTGCGGGGTCTTGCATCCACGTCTTGGAGAAGCGCTTGATCTGACCGATGAAGTGATCCTTTTTGAATTAAAATTGCGGGAATTGTTAAATCCTCCAACGGTACGGTACCACGCAATATCCAGATTCCCTCAGATCCGAAGAGATTTGTCCCTGCTGGTTGATGAGCAGATCGCGGCGGCCGATATTAAGAAAGTTATCGTTGAAACTGCGAACAGTTCATTACTCAAGTCCTTTGACGTGTTTGATGTCTACACCGGTGAATCGATTCCCGCCGGTAAAAAAAGCCTGGCTGTTTCATTGACTTTGCAGGATGAGGATCGTACGTTGACGGATACTGAGATTAATAAATTAATCAGTGCTATAATAAAAAAACTGGATGAAGTATTGGCCATAACATTGAGGGACTAA
- the pheS gene encoding phenylalanine--tRNA ligase subunit alpha encodes MQDIIELQKHASKAIEEAHDVVHLEAIRVDYLGKKGRLTEILKGLAGLSAEEKPRVGQLVNQAKRDISALIEEKKLLLKERQLQKKLAAERIDVTLAGRQSQCGSLHPVTQVKQFINDYFSRLGFDIVSGPEIETEFYNFEALNIPGHHPARAMHDTFYFGDGRLLRTHTSPVQIRTMEQRTPPLRLIAPGRVYRCDSDLTHTPMFHQVEGLLVEKEATMSHLRGLLHDFFAVFFGRELALRFRPSYFPFTEPSAEVDIECTQCSGKGCRSCKFTGWLEVLGCGMVHPNVLTAVNISPEEYQGWAFGLGMDRLAMLYFGIDDLRMMFENDITFLKQF; translated from the coding sequence ATGCAAGATATCATTGAATTGCAGAAGCACGCTTCCAAAGCGATTGAAGAGGCTCACGATGTTGTGCATCTGGAAGCGATTCGTGTTGATTATTTGGGTAAAAAAGGACGATTGACAGAGATTCTGAAAGGATTGGCCGGGCTATCCGCAGAAGAGAAACCCCGGGTCGGTCAGCTGGTTAATCAGGCCAAACGTGACATCAGTGCGCTTATTGAAGAAAAGAAGCTTCTTCTGAAAGAGCGGCAACTACAGAAAAAACTGGCGGCGGAACGTATAGACGTCACGCTGGCCGGGCGCCAATCACAATGTGGTTCCCTTCATCCCGTGACCCAGGTTAAGCAATTTATTAATGATTATTTCAGCAGACTGGGCTTTGATATCGTATCCGGGCCGGAGATTGAGACGGAATTTTATAATTTTGAAGCCTTGAACATTCCAGGACATCATCCCGCACGTGCCATGCACGACACGTTTTATTTCGGTGATGGTCGTTTGTTGCGTACGCATACGTCTCCCGTACAAATACGAACTATGGAACAACGCACACCGCCATTACGACTGATTGCTCCAGGGCGTGTGTATCGATGTGATTCGGATTTGACCCACACCCCCATGTTTCATCAGGTCGAGGGGTTGCTGGTGGAAAAAGAAGCCACCATGTCCCATCTTCGCGGCTTGCTGCACGATTTTTTTGCCGTTTTTTTCGGCCGCGAACTGGCTTTGCGTTTCAGACCATCGTATTTCCCTTTTACGGAGCCCTCGGCCGAAGTGGATATTGAGTGTACGCAATGTTCGGGTAAAGGGTGTCGCTCCTGCAAGTTTACCGGCTGGCTTGAAGTGCTGGGGTGCGGGATGGTGCATCCCAATGTTCTGACAGCGGTTAATATTTCTCCTGAAGAATACCAGGGTTGGGCGTTTGGCCTGGGCATGGATCGATTAGCCATGTTGTATTTCGGAATTGATGATTTGAGAATGATGTTTGAAAACGATATCACTTTTTTAAAACAGTTCTGA
- the rplT gene encoding 50S ribosomal protein L20: protein MPRVKRGVTAKARHKKILKQAKGYYGARSRTYRVAKQAVIKAGQYAYRDRRQKKRQFRALWITRINAQARECGLSYSRLIDGLKKAAIEMDRKVLADLAVHDKQAFAAVAEQAKKALAQ from the coding sequence ATGCCAAGAGTTAAACGCGGTGTGACGGCGAAAGCGCGCCACAAGAAAATTCTAAAACAAGCCAAGGGTTATTATGGTGCCCGCAGTCGTACCTATCGTGTCGCCAAGCAGGCCGTCATCAAAGCCGGCCAATACGCTTACCGCGACAGACGTCAGAAAAAACGTCAGTTTCGTGCGCTGTGGATTACACGTATTAATGCACAAGCCAGAGAGTGTGGCTTATCCTATAGCCGTTTGATTGATGGATTAAAGAAAGCGGCCATTGAAATGGATCGAAAAGTGCTTGCTGATCTGGCTGTCCATGACAAGCAGGCTTTTGCGGCGGTTGCCGAGCAGGCCAAGAAAGCACTCGCTCAGTAA
- the rpmI gene encoding 50S ribosomal protein L35, with protein sequence MPKIKSHRGACKRFRKTASGAIKRRGAYRNHILTKKSPGQKRHLRVGARRLKDCDARLAARMLHGS encoded by the coding sequence ATGCCTAAAATAAAGTCACATCGTGGAGCGTGCAAGCGTTTCCGAAAGACAGCAAGTGGTGCCATCAAGCGTCGAGGCGCTTACAGGAACCATATCCTCACTAAAAAATCACCTGGTCAAAAACGCCACCTGCGGGTTGGTGCCAGAAGATTGAAAGATTGTGATGCGCGCCTTGCCGCACGCATGTTGCACGGTAGTTAA
- the infC gene encoding translation initiation factor IF-3: MIATNKRDSDRARVNEQINVPEVRLIDADGNQVGIVSTREALRAAEEGGFDLVEISPTAKPPVCRIMDYGKFLFELSKKQAEAKKKQKQIQVKELKFRPGTEDGDYQVKLRNLVRFLNHGDKVKITLRFRGREMAHQEIGMKIMERLQQDTAEIAVIEQHPKREGRQLLMVLSPKKK, from the coding sequence ATTATTGCAACAAATAAGCGTGACAGTGATCGCGCACGAGTAAATGAACAAATCAACGTACCGGAAGTACGCTTAATTGATGCGGATGGCAACCAGGTAGGAATTGTGTCAACACGTGAAGCATTGCGTGCGGCAGAAGAAGGTGGATTTGATTTGGTGGAAATATCTCCCACTGCGAAGCCGCCGGTCTGCAGAATTATGGATTATGGTAAATTTCTCTTTGAATTGAGTAAAAAACAAGCTGAAGCGAAGAAAAAACAGAAGCAAATTCAAGTTAAAGAGCTGAAATTCCGTCCCGGGACGGAAGATGGGGATTATCAGGTCAAGCTACGCAACCTGGTACGTTTCCTTAATCATGGTGACAAAGTCAAAATCACGCTGCGTTTTCGCGGTCGGGAAATGGCTCATCAGGAAATTGGCATGAAAATCATGGAGCGGTTGCAGCAGGATACGGCTGAAATAGCCGTCATTGAGCAGCACCCGAAACGAGAAGGTCGTCAATTGTTGATGGTATTGTCGCCCAAGAAAAAGTAA
- the thrS gene encoding threonine--tRNA ligase, which translates to MPNIRLPDGQVKHFEQAVSVYDVAHDISPGLAKATLAGKVDGKLVDTAFLIERDCDLLLVTEKQEDSLEVIRHSTAHLLAQAVKTLFPTAQVTIGPVIEDGFYYDFAFGRPFTPEDLELIEARMYELAKSDLPVTRRELPRDEAIRYFRSLGEEYKAKIIADIPEGETLSLYKQGDFEDLCRGPHVPSTGRLKAFKLTKVAGAYWRGDSSNEMLQRIYGTAWADKKSLESYLHRIEEAEKRDHRKLGKALDLFHFQDIAPGMVFWHPKGWTIYQILEQYMRDRLRDFGYQEIRTPQLVDRSLWEKSGHWDNFREEMFITETENRHYAVKPMNCPCHVQVFNQGLKSYRDLPLRLSEFGNCHRCEPSGSLHGLMRVRNMVQDDAHIFCTEEQIQSEVAMMLDLVQSVYADFGFDDIKYRLALRPEKRVGSDAVWIKAEDALQSAMRSRDILWEDAPGEGAFYGPKIECSLSDCLGRIWQCGTIQVDFSMPERLDADYVAEDGSKQIPVMLHRAILGSFERFMGILIEHYAGRFPLWLAPVQAVVLTISEKQEEFATKVTNILQKRGLRANFDLRNEKIGFKIREHTLQKVPYLLVIGDKEVESGSVAVRTREGDDLGVMPVEALCDTLQKEIIAKGRT; encoded by the coding sequence ATGCCTAACATTAGATTACCTGATGGCCAAGTGAAACATTTTGAACAGGCGGTTTCAGTCTATGATGTCGCCCATGACATAAGTCCGGGACTTGCAAAAGCCACGCTGGCCGGAAAAGTGGACGGCAAGCTGGTTGATACCGCTTTTCTGATTGAAAGGGATTGTGATTTGCTGTTGGTTACAGAAAAACAGGAAGATAGCCTGGAAGTTATCCGCCATTCCACAGCCCATTTGCTGGCGCAAGCGGTAAAAACGCTTTTCCCTACTGCTCAGGTAACTATCGGTCCGGTTATTGAGGACGGTTTCTATTATGATTTCGCGTTTGGCCGGCCGTTTACTCCGGAAGATCTCGAATTGATAGAAGCCAGGATGTATGAATTGGCCAAATCCGATTTACCCGTAACCCGACGGGAATTACCACGTGATGAAGCTATCCGTTATTTTCGAAGTCTTGGTGAGGAATACAAGGCGAAAATCATTGCCGACATCCCCGAGGGTGAAACCCTGTCTCTCTACAAACAGGGGGATTTTGAAGATTTATGCCGCGGGCCGCATGTCCCTTCGACCGGACGTCTGAAAGCATTTAAGTTAACCAAGGTTGCCGGCGCGTACTGGCGCGGTGATTCCAGTAATGAAATGCTGCAGCGTATTTACGGTACCGCCTGGGCGGATAAAAAATCCCTGGAAAGCTATCTGCACAGGATTGAGGAAGCCGAGAAACGCGATCATCGCAAGCTGGGTAAGGCTCTGGATTTGTTCCATTTTCAGGACATCGCTCCCGGCATGGTATTCTGGCATCCCAAAGGCTGGACCATTTATCAAATCCTTGAGCAATACATGCGCGATCGGTTGCGTGATTTTGGTTACCAGGAAATCAGGACGCCACAATTAGTCGATCGATCCTTATGGGAAAAATCAGGTCATTGGGATAATTTCCGCGAGGAAATGTTCATCACGGAAACCGAGAATCGTCATTATGCCGTCAAGCCCATGAACTGTCCCTGTCATGTTCAGGTTTTCAATCAGGGTTTGAAAAGTTATCGCGACTTACCGTTACGTCTGTCTGAATTTGGTAATTGTCACCGTTGCGAACCATCCGGCTCTCTTCATGGATTGATGCGCGTTCGTAACATGGTTCAGGATGATGCTCATATTTTCTGCACGGAAGAGCAGATTCAGTCCGAAGTAGCCATGATGCTTGATTTGGTACAATCCGTATACGCTGATTTCGGATTTGACGACATTAAATACCGCCTGGCGCTGCGTCCCGAAAAACGGGTGGGCAGCGACGCAGTCTGGATCAAAGCGGAAGACGCGCTGCAAAGCGCCATGAGAAGCCGGGATATTCTCTGGGAGGATGCTCCGGGTGAAGGCGCGTTTTATGGTCCGAAAATCGAGTGTTCGCTCTCCGATTGTCTTGGACGGATCTGGCAATGCGGCACCATCCAGGTTGATTTTTCCATGCCGGAGCGGTTAGATGCGGATTACGTGGCCGAAGACGGCAGCAAACAGATTCCCGTCATGCTGCATCGTGCAATCCTGGGATCATTTGAACGGTTTATGGGTATTTTAATTGAACATTATGCCGGCCGTTTTCCGTTATGGCTGGCTCCCGTCCAGGCGGTTGTGTTAACTATCAGTGAGAAACAAGAAGAATTTGCGACAAAAGTAACAAATATTTTGCAAAAAAGAGGCCTTCGTGCCAATTTTGACTTGAGAAATGAGAAAATTGGATTTAAAATCCGCGAGCATACTCTACAAAAAGTTCCTTACTTACTGGTTATTGGCGACAAAGAAGTGGAAAGCGGTTCTGTTGCCGTAAGAACTCGTGAAGGTGATGATTTGGGAGTAATGCCTGTTGAAGCCTTATGCGATACGTTACAGAAGGAAATCATCGCGAAAGGTCGAACATAA
- a CDS encoding phosphorylase family protein, producing the protein MTEFIKPQHIHADPEDMAGNQGLGRYLFLTGSDERAREISTRFNQTTINKHPRQHNLYLGTLADKNNSSIDVGAISIGMGGPSADIIINELVMVGARRLLRVGTAASLQSEHVKIGDLVIATAAVRDDKASWDYIYREYPAIASYEYITAAGRATRNQENIHLGIIHSKSSLFAREYNYSFMADEQQYMAAMKSAGVLATEMECAQLFTLASLLSSRLHISFPSKKAILAGAILAIIGDDQRSFISDGQQVQKTIRQAIDLSIATTLELHDIDTGSKALFI; encoded by the coding sequence ATGACAGAATTTATCAAACCACAACATATACACGCCGATCCGGAAGATATGGCCGGTAACCAGGGTCTCGGCCGCTATCTGTTTCTAACCGGTTCCGATGAACGAGCCAGAGAAATCAGTACACGCTTTAATCAGACCACAATTAACAAACATCCCAGACAACATAATCTGTACCTGGGCACACTGGCTGATAAAAATAATAGCAGTATTGATGTCGGAGCCATCTCTATCGGCATGGGGGGGCCGAGCGCAGATATTATTATTAATGAATTAGTTATGGTGGGCGCCAGGCGACTATTGCGAGTCGGTACTGCGGCTTCCCTGCAATCGGAACACGTCAAAATAGGTGATCTGGTCATTGCAACCGCCGCCGTTCGTGACGATAAAGCCTCTTGGGATTACATATACCGTGAATACCCGGCCATAGCTTCTTATGAATACATAACCGCAGCAGGTCGCGCGACACGAAACCAAGAAAATATTCATCTTGGTATCATACACTCCAAAAGTTCTTTATTTGCCCGGGAGTACAATTATTCATTCATGGCAGACGAACAACAGTATATGGCCGCCATGAAATCAGCGGGGGTTCTGGCCACCGAAATGGAATGTGCACAATTATTTACCCTAGCCTCTTTACTTAGCAGTCGTTTGCACATTTCATTTCCCAGCAAGAAAGCCATCCTCGCCGGCGCCATTCTCGCAATCATTGGCGATGATCAACGTTCTTTTATCAGTGATGGGCAACAGGTTCAAAAGACCATCCGGCAAGCCATTGACTTAAGTATTGCAACAACGTTGGAATTACATGATATTGATACCGGCTCCAAAGCCCTGTTTATATAA
- a CDS encoding sulfatase-like hydrolase/transferase has product MKNTRSLSRLSLFWLLNLPFFILVHVSFISYLPFPLNSYGSMGYFIALAVAQAGIISWIFLLVLPWLLGLLSGHRISPIWLSFIAATCVLYLLLLDKFVYFQFRTHINWSIVQMILSPVRAQIFDLSSMDYFGLVSVFVAVFILQGLLFRLSAALHVNGSYIAKPARWMLLALLFLVQGMYVWADAVYKPEILMTSELMPWFHGATAKRFLARHHIVTPQKQRAGLGALDSGFLNYPLKPLQIRTLSRKPNILILAIDAWRYDNLNRQTTPNLARLADSSELYLNHFSGGNSTRAGIFSLFYSLAPNTFETFYQAGKGPILFDVLYRQGYEVGVYTSASAISPPFHRTVFSNVAGFEPTLHGSDSVERDKAVTVKLKQFFKQAQKTDKPFFAFAFYDSAHAHHFPPPSDRAPFQPTGKVSILKITDQYQQQLAYNQYRNAVYFIDDLFGALFTYMEKSGLMQNTLIIVTSDHGEEFNDNGLGFWGHNGNFTPAQTRVPLLVHWPEQRTKKRFHHTTTHYDVMPTLLSQVLGVQNPFDEYSLGRLLSDDRQREIILMGSYGNVAIYSPAKSLIAVANRLGYFEMQNQRGEVLKNKRLDPEMLGKAFEQMHRFSGKHKD; this is encoded by the coding sequence GTGAAGAATACCCGGTCATTATCCAGGCTGAGTTTATTTTGGCTGTTGAATCTTCCTTTTTTTATTTTAGTACACGTCAGTTTCATTAGTTATTTGCCATTTCCCCTGAATAGTTACGGCTCAATGGGTTATTTCATCGCACTTGCCGTCGCCCAGGCGGGTATTATCTCCTGGATTTTTTTGCTGGTATTGCCGTGGTTGCTCGGTCTGTTAAGCGGTCACCGCATTTCGCCGATTTGGTTGTCGTTCATTGCGGCTACCTGCGTATTGTATCTTTTGTTGCTGGATAAATTTGTCTATTTTCAGTTCCGGACACATATCAACTGGTCCATCGTGCAGATGATTCTCAGCCCGGTCCGGGCCCAGATTTTTGATTTATCCTCAATGGATTATTTCGGTCTGGTCTCAGTGTTTGTCGCGGTATTTATTCTGCAAGGGCTATTATTCAGATTGTCTGCTGCGTTGCATGTGAATGGGTCGTATATAGCGAAACCGGCGCGGTGGATGTTACTTGCCCTGCTGTTTCTGGTTCAGGGGATGTATGTGTGGGCCGATGCGGTTTATAAGCCGGAAATTCTGATGACCAGCGAATTAATGCCCTGGTTTCATGGTGCGACGGCCAAACGGTTTCTTGCCCGCCATCATATTGTGACTCCCCAAAAGCAACGGGCTGGTCTGGGTGCCCTGGACTCCGGATTTCTTAATTATCCGTTAAAACCCCTGCAAATCAGAACGTTATCCCGGAAACCTAATATTCTTATCCTGGCAATCGACGCCTGGCGTTATGATAATCTTAACCGGCAAACGACGCCGAACCTGGCCAGACTGGCTGATTCTTCCGAGTTGTATCTTAATCATTTCAGTGGTGGCAACAGTACCCGGGCGGGTATATTCAGTTTGTTTTATAGTTTGGCCCCCAATACGTTTGAAACCTTTTATCAGGCGGGTAAAGGTCCGATTTTATTTGATGTTTTGTATCGGCAAGGTTACGAGGTTGGTGTCTACACCAGTGCTTCCGCCATTTCTCCACCCTTTCATCGCACGGTGTTCAGCAATGTTGCGGGTTTCGAGCCTACCCTGCACGGTTCGGACAGTGTAGAACGGGACAAGGCAGTGACGGTGAAATTAAAGCAGTTTTTCAAGCAGGCGCAAAAAACGGATAAACCTTTTTTTGCGTTTGCTTTCTACGACAGTGCCCACGCGCATCACTTCCCTCCCCCTTCTGACAGGGCGCCTTTTCAGCCAACCGGAAAAGTCAGTATTTTAAAAATCACCGATCAATATCAGCAGCAACTGGCTTACAATCAATACCGTAACGCCGTTTACTTTATTGATGATTTGTTTGGTGCGCTTTTTACGTACATGGAAAAATCCGGATTGATGCAAAATACGCTGATCATCGTGACCTCGGATCATGGTGAGGAGTTTAATGATAATGGTTTGGGATTTTGGGGGCACAACGGTAATTTTACCCCGGCTCAGACCCGGGTACCGTTACTGGTTCACTGGCCCGAACAACGAACTAAAAAACGTTTTCATCATACTACCACCCATTACGATGTGATGCCTACGCTTCTGAGCCAGGTATTGGGTGTGCAAAATCCTTTTGATGAGTACAGCTTGGGGCGTTTATTGTCTGATGACAGGCAACGAGAGATTATTTTGATGGGCAGTTATGGTAATGTTGCAATTTATTCGCCTGCCAAATCGCTTATCGCGGTGGCGAACCGCCTCGGTTATTTTGAAATGCAGAATCAGCGGGGCGAGGTGTTAAAAAATAAACGTCTTGATCCGGAAATGCTTGGCAAGGCTTTTGAACAGATGCATCGATTTTCAGGGAAGCACAAGGATTGA